The following proteins are encoded in a genomic region of candidate division WOR-3 bacterium:
- a CDS encoding DUF366 family protein has protein sequence MRSRFIKEELGYTGEQLHSLYAYDNFGIAGDSIIAFIGPCDISLRELVDLEDVKAGKRVYAPRMLHFIAEHFEIDLEKAILRQYLLVDMVKDLLNEKLGKLIVRRVGTDLFINDAKITISTATASPVSSLIHVGINIIGTEEQGTKSKGLSDLNIDPVTFAQELLDRYTKEIERINLARCKTRWVE, from the coding sequence ATGCGTAGTAGATTCATAAAAGAAGAATTGGGTTATACGGGCGAACAATTACATTCGCTCTATGCCTATGATAATTTTGGAATTGCAGGCGATTCAATCATTGCTTTTATCGGACCGTGTGATATTAGCCTCAGAGAATTAGTTGATTTAGAAGATGTCAAAGCCGGTAAACGGGTCTATGCACCTCGGATGCTTCATTTCATTGCCGAACACTTTGAGATCGATTTGGAAAAGGCAATCCTTCGGCAATATCTGTTAGTAGATATGGTAAAGGATTTATTAAATGAGAAACTGGGAAAACTTATTGTGCGTAGAGTTGGCACAGACCTTTTTATCAACGATGCCAAAATCACCATATCTACTGCAACCGCATCTCCGGTTTCTTCATTAATTCATGTAGGGATTAATATAATTGGTACTGAAGAACAAGGCACAAAAAGTAAAGGATTATCAGACCTTAATATCGATCCGGTTACGTTTGCCCAAGAATTGCTTGACCGTTATACCAAAGAAATTGAACGGATTAATCTTGCCCGTTGTAAAACACGGTGGGTCGAATAA